From a single Capsicum annuum cultivar UCD-10X-F1 chromosome 12, UCD10Xv1.1, whole genome shotgun sequence genomic region:
- the LOC107850634 gene encoding uncharacterized protein LOC107850634, which produces MELWKSVLFLNSVLLLVLFFGFVSCQVSIPSKQDGFWYENRNAKTDSILIEAFFDPVCPDSRDSWPPLKQALQHYGPHVSLVVHPFPLPYHDNAFISSRALHIIDKLDASATYRLLESFFDQQDKFYGKATFNLSKASVVDEIAKFTSNAIGNSNYAAIKAGFTDPKTDHATRISFKYGCVKGVYGTPFFFVNGFPLPDAGSALDYKGWRKIIDPLFSPAGQWKN; this is translated from the exons ATGGAGCTTTGGAAATCAGTTTTGTTTCTAAATTCTGTTTTACTACTAGTATTATTTTTTGGTTTCGTGAGTTGTCAGGTTTCAATTCCATCAAAGCAAGACGGATTTTGGTACGAAAACAGAAATGCCAAAACAGATTCGATATTAATCGAGGCATTTTTTGATCCAGTTTGTCCTGATAGTAGAGATTCCTGGCCTCCTCTTAAACAAGCTCTTCAACACTATGGTCCTCATGTCTCCCTCGTTGTTCATCCCTTCCCTTTACC GTATCATGACAATGCATTTATTTCATCGCGAGCGTTGCACATTATCGATAAGTTGGATGCTTCTGCTACATACAGATTATTGGAATCTTTCTTTGATCAACAG GACAAGTTTTATGGAAAAGCAACTTTCAACTTGTCCAAAGCATCTGTTGTAGATGAAATTGCAAAGTTTACATCCAATGCAATTGGGAATTCGAATTACGCTGCTATAAAGGCTGGATTTACTGATCCCAAAACTGATCATGCAACAAGAATTTCCTTCAAG TATGGTTGTGTGAAAGGCGTATATGGTACGCCTTTTTTCTTCGTAAATGGATTTCCTCTGCCTGATGCTGGCTCAGCATTGGACTACAAAGGATGGAGAAAAATCATTGATCCATTGTTTTCACCAGCAGGACAATGGAAGAACTAG
- the LOC107850633 gene encoding uncharacterized protein LOC107850633 has product MELIKSIVFLNSILLLLLLFIGSVYSQISIPSKQDGFWYENRNAKTDSILIEAFLDPVCPDSRDSWPPLKRAIQHYGSRISLLVHPFPLPYHDNAFITSRALHVVNDLNTSATYRLLEAFFGQQDKFYNQASFHLSKASVVDKVAKFTSNAIGNLNYAAVKGGFTDPKTDQATRTSFKYGCVKGVYGAPFFFVNGFPLPGAGSPLDYNEWRNILDPLFSPEEQLRTENVDFFL; this is encoded by the exons ATGGAGCTCATAAAATCAATTGTGTTTCTCAATTCTattttattactactattattatttattggatCTGTGTATTCTCAAATTTCAATTCCATCAAAGCAAGATGGATTTTGGTACGAAAACAGAAATGCGAAAACAGATTCGATATTAATCGAAGCTTTTTTGGATCCAGTTTGTCCTGATAGTAGAGATTCCTGGCCTCCTCTTAAACGAGCTATTCAACACTACGGTTCTCGTATTTCCCTTCTTGTTCATCCCTTTCCTTTACC TTACCATGACAATGCATTTATTACCTCGCGCGCGTTGCATGTTGTCAATGATTTGAATACTTCTGCCACATACAGATTGCTGGAAGCTTTCTTTGGTCAACAG GACAAGTTTTATAACCAAGCAAGTTTCCACTTGTCCAAAGCATCTGTTGTAGATAAAGTTGCAAAATTTACATCCAATGCAATTGGGAATTTGAATTACGCTGCTGTAAAGGGTGGATTTACCGACCCCAAAACCGACCAAGCCACAAGAACTTCCTTCAAG TATGGTTGTGTGAAAGGCGTATATGGGGCGCCTTTTTTCTTCGTAAATGGGTTTCCTCTGCCAGGTGCTGGCTCGCCATTGGACTACAACGAATGGAGAAATATCCTTGATCCATTGTTTTCCCCAGAAGAACAATTAAGAACTGAAAATGTGGATTTCTTCTTGTGA